TGACCGGGCTTTACTTGGCGGATATCATACTCGTCCACTTCCAATTCCAGGTACAGATCCGTTGCACTGCCGATCACCGCAACAGGCTTCTGCGTAGTGGCCAATTCACCGGGCTCGATCATGATGTCGTACACGATGCCATCGATCAAACTGCGCGGTGTGCGATCATCATTTCCTGCAGTGTTGATCGCCACGGTATTCCTTGCGATCTCCAGCTCGGTCCTTAGTTTATCGCGCGTTTCCATTATGGCCTTCTGTGTTCGCTGGTAAGCGGAACGACTGGAATTATAGGCCAATTCGCGCTGATCGAATTCTGAACGACTTCCGATCTCTTTCTCCCACAGTGCTTTCTGGCGCATGTAGTTGGCACTGTCCACGGCAAGCTTATCACGGGCCTGATCCATTGCGGTACTTAGTTGGCCGAGCACTGGGCCATCATCGCGCACGTTGCGCTCCAGATTGCGCAATTGTGCGAACGCATTGTTCGTGGCAAGGCTGCTCGTCCGGTCATCGATCCGCATGAGCGGCTGGCCGGCTTTAACGGTATCGCCTTCCTGCACCAAGAGCGCCAAGAGCGTCCCGTTCGCCGTCGGAATTACGTGATACTGCCCCGCCGCTTTTACTACGCCGCTTGCGTAAACACTTTCGGTGATCGTACCAATGGTAGGGGTGATGGTGTCTATGTCTTCTTTGCAACCTGTAAAGTACACGAGTGAAAGGACGATCAATGCGCGTGGTAACATAGAGCAAAGTTCGCGTATTCAAGGGCATGGAAGGTGACAGAGGTCACGCAAGATGAATCAATGTGCAGATGATCAGCACCGGGGCTCTGCGCCGTGACCGATCGGAAAAGTCTCATCTTTGCCACTATGTCCTCTACCCATAGCAGCAAAGCTCCTGAACCTGTTGGCCACTATCCGCACGCGCGCCGTGTTGGTGATCTGCTTTTTCTCAGTGGTGTCGGCCCACGGGAACGCGGCACCAAGAAGATCCCAGGGGTTGAGCTGGACGCGGATGGCGCCATCATTTCCTACGATATTGCAACGCAAGTGCGCAGTGTTTTCCAGAACGTGAAATGGATCCTGGAGGATGCAGGTTCTTCGTGGGACAAGATCGTGGATGTGACCGTGTACCTCACGAACATGAAGGATGATTTCGCGGAATACAACCGGCTGTGGAAGGAGCATTTCGAACATGACCCACCGTGCCGCACCACGCTTGAGATCAACTGCCTGCCCACTCCGATCGCGATCGAGCTGAAGGTGGTAGCGACGATCTAGCTAATGGAACGCTCTCCGGTTCAAGACCGGAGTGACATACACTGAAATAGCTGATGCGCGCGGATAATTGTACAACAGAACTTCGGGCATATTATTTCGAGCTTGTATAATGCTTGCGTGTTAGAGTGGGAAGTTGAGGTAGCTAGCCGCTGGGATGTAGCGAATAGTATCGCCTGCGAGCGAATCTTCGTTTTCCTTAAGTAGCATCTTATCGTAGCTGGGCTTCGCGTTCATCACGTGCGGGTTGAATTCCATTTCCGGTGTGGGCACTTTGATAACCTGCAATGCGCGGCCTGAGTGATCGCGGAATTGTTCCAGAATGCGCAGGTTCACTTCCATGCGTTGGTGCGTGATGTCTACGCTATCTTCGATGGAGCAGCTTGGGAGGCGTTTAGGAGGGATTGCGCCAGATGGTGGTGGGCCGCCTGGCCACACATTCTTACAAATAGGTCGCTATACTTGCCTGCAAATACCAGGTATCCGTGCGCAGCGTTCTGGTCCCGATGCCAAGTCTGTCCTTGTCGTCCAGCTTGATGTTGTTATAGTCTATGAAGGTGGCTTGCCCCCCCCATGTGCGGGCGAACCTCACTTCAAGGAAATATTTGCTGTGGCCTTGGATCAGTATGCCCGCCGCCGTGCCCCATTCCCAAGAGTTATCAGGATCGTAGTCTCTGCGTTGGAAGGCCTCCCCTTGGGACTCTGTGTCCAGAATATATCGGTTGCTGTATAGGCGCACCCCCCAGAAGACTTCAGCGTAGAACATGAACCGGCCTTGGATCGGACGGAAGCGTAGCATGGGCAGAATGGCGTAGCTCCGTCTTTTCAGATCAAGCTCACCGGTTGTATTCGCTAGGTTGTTCCATTTCACGGTGACGGTGGAGGTGGCATTCTCCAGCAATTCGTAACCGACCCCGACGCCGGCATCGAACGGCAATTCCTTGACATGGAAGGCGAAATGGAATCCAGCCCCCCAGAAGTGCTTTTGTGCATCAGCGAACTCGCCGAGGGGTTGCGCGTAGTGCCAGCCGAAACTGACCGTGGAATGGCGACTGCTGTCATCGTGTACGCGACTGTTGCCCGAGGAAGTCCGATCCGTGGTGTCCGCTTGGGCGTGGGTGTCCAGCGCGAGGCCCAGAGGAACCAGGGCGAGGAGGAGCGCCGCGGTATGGCGGGGGAGTTGAGCATCGTAAAGCATGAATACCTGTTGGTGGGTTAGGTGTGGTTGGGTATGTGATCCTCTTCTTCCCTCGGTCTATAAGAGCACCGACGGAAGCGTTGCAATAGTGCGATGAACAAAGATGTAGGAAACCGGTCATCCACGGGGTAGAACTTTCGTTAGGTGTCGATAGAGGCTCTGTCCCTTCCGGCCGATCGCAAAGAAAATGAGCAGGACCGGGTCAAGCAATACCGGAATACCGTGATATTGATCGTGAGCGCCCGGATGGTCTGATAGCACCTACATTTACCATCGTGCATGTTGACGTTTTCCCTCACCCATCCCTGCTAACAATGATCTCATCAAGCTTCTTCTTCCCCCTCCCTATTGCCCGGATCATAGCACCTTGTT
The nucleotide sequence above comes from Flavobacteriales bacterium. Encoded proteins:
- a CDS encoding efflux RND transporter periplasmic adaptor subunit, with protein sequence MLPRALIVLSLVYFTGCKEDIDTITPTIGTITESVYASGVVKAAGQYHVIPTANGTLLALLVQEGDTVKAGQPLMRIDDRTSSLATNNAFAQLRNLERNVRDDGPVLGQLSTAMDQARDKLAVDSANYMRQKALWEKEIGSRSEFDQRELAYNSSRSAYQRTQKAIMETRDKLRTELEIARNTVAINTAGNDDRTPRSLIDGIVYDIMIEPGELATTQKPVAVIGSATDLYLELEVDEYDIRQVKPGQMVYVTLDSYADQAFAAEITRIIPLMDQRSRTFKVEARFTETPAMLYPNFTVEASIVLRTKENALTVPASYVVDNGFVLIGKDERKAVKLGARDLQQVEILEGIDANTTLYKP
- a CDS encoding RidA family protein, with the protein product MSSTHSSKAPEPVGHYPHARRVGDLLFLSGVGPRERGTKKIPGVELDADGAIISYDIATQVRSVFQNVKWILEDAGSSWDKIVDVTVYLTNMKDDFAEYNRLWKEHFEHDPPCRTTLEINCLPTPIAIELKVVATI